CAGAGGTACTAGGAACAACTGGTAGGACATATCTGATATTTGGCCCTATTTCTTCATTCTATTCCCACATCCTAACTGGGTACCGGCATGAAATATACTGTCTGGGAGTATAAACTCATCACATGTTTACCAGCTGCTTCAGCGCTCTGAATACCTTGAcatattttcacagaaatagagtcTTTCTCCGTTTGTGAGCAGTTGTCATCCATTTCAgagccacattttaaaatgtcagcatgcaaatgttccttcctttccccagctTCTACTTTTGTTCTTATTTCCTCAGATTCTAAAAAGGTTTCCTCACACTTCTTGCTGTGTTCTGCTTCTTCGGTTGAACATAATTTGTTTATGATGCCAGGAGTTATTTGTTCAAAACAAAAGTTTGATCCTGAActcagtgatttttcttttacaattctcttttcttcattggtTACACTGAGGGTCTTGTTGCTTGCTCCAGCATCAGAAATGGAGAAAGTTTTATCAAGCTGACTTCTTTGCTCAACAGGTTCACTTTCAGCATCTGCCTTATTATATTCAGATTCTCTTTTCCTATTACTTTGAGTAGACTCGGGAAGACCCTTCTGGCAccctgttttagttttcttaatttgaattccttttaaaatagtcACCTTTCGTTTGGACTTTCTAACCTTTCTGGAGTCAACATCATTAACACCCTCATCTTCTTTAAAATTAGATGGTCCTCTGCTATTTTGCGATTCCAAAGTACCACTTGGCAGGGGAAAGACACCTTTTCTCCACCAGCTTCGTGTCCTGAGGTTCCAGTTTGAATTGCTCCTTTCATTTTGCATTTGGGATGTCAGAGGCGCTATGTTGTTATCTTTATGTCTGGCCTTGATGCCCCTTTTAGAAGGTACAGTAAAATCAAAATCTTCTGGTGTAAGAGAAGTCTCTCCATTTTTGTGAAGATATTTAGCAAGTGAACTTTTGGATCTGAACTTCAGTCCTTGTGGGCTAGAAAATGATATTAAAGAAAACTTATTGgtagtaaataaaaatgagttttacaAAGAATTGGACCACATTTCAGATTTTTAGTTAATAATTTCCAAATGTTGCTATGGGTATTTgtcattgaaaatttaaaaagcacggggtgcccgggtggctcagtttgctaagcgtccaacttttgatttcagctcaggtcatgatcaagccccacgctgggcgtggagcctgcttaagattctctctctccttcttcccctcccccacttgcatgtactctttctctctctgccatgggtatttgtcatttaaaattttaaaaaagtgataaagtGGTACTTCTAAATAGTTTTCTCTATGatagtataattttataaatatttacaaacttaCAAATTTAAAGGCACCCATTTGAAGTAGAAGTATGTAGTACGTACTTGTTCCCAAATCACTTGATATAACTAACCTGTGACACTCAAAGAACAGAATCCATAATGGCTGttatgataaaaatagaaaaaagccaAGTTCTTGTTATGCTTTCCTGCTACCTATCTAGATAAAATGATTTGGCTGTGCTATCGGTACCACATTGTATGCTCACCTGATAAAATATACATCATATCTTCCTGCTGTTTTCCCTGATAACCTTTGCTTCACAACTCTTTCCCATCCGCATGGGACAGACTTACGGCATTCTGTCATTGTACTACCACCAATCTGACTGGAAGCAATGGATTCTTGCAGCAGGGGATTCCACTCACTGCTGTTTTTTATCACCATTTGCTTTTCatcttctcccactctttccAATTCCAGAGTAACATCTTTCTtactaaacaaagaaacaaaaaacaaaaacaaagtacagGTGATTGgcttacttaaaatttattttcctctgcttATTCAATTTCAATCCATGACAGAGCAGGAACCATATGGACTATTTAGATTATAGGAGAGATTAAAATCAGTATGGACCAGTCTTATGCTATGTGATTATCTCTCTGTCCTGCAACATGGGTTAAAAACGATTGGAAATCTCTGTATAATCTATAGAGGTATCTAACCCAGATTGTTTTCTACAAATAGGGAAACTAAGCAAGAGTTAGTAACTAGAATTAGAACCAAgttcttctgaaatattttgggGTTAATAATTTTGGGGGTTTGGGTGGGTCTTAATAAATTATATAGTTCACATTTTaggaataaggaaactgaagcctgaTGAAAACAGCACAAACTTTAAAGTCAGTGAACTGGGTTCAAATCGCAGCTCTTGCGATTTACCAGCTATGCGTCCaagagcaagttacttaacctcttaaAGTCTcctttcttcacctgtaaaaaggAGGTAATACTTTCTTAAAGGTAGTTCTGGggattaaattttgaaaaaaacaaatcagtagATAAATCATCCTAACCCCGTATCTCACATATACAAGTACTGTACTTGAAACAAGACTGTGGCTTCCTCTGGAACTTCCTATAGGACTTCCATTTTGGGGTCAGCGGCGCTGGCTGCTTAACGTGACATCTCCTACAAGGTTTTCCTGGGACCCTGCAACCCAAGCAGATCTCTCCTTGCTCCCCTTGCACAAAAcctccctgctccttccaccTCCCTCGTCATTTCGGGTAACGAAGTAGGGAGCACTCTAGGGCTGAACCTCACAGAGAATATCTGAGCCACAGCCATTGCTCCGAGTAAACTAACCCTGTGGGTCTCGAGCTCTGTCGATCCTAGGTTAGAAAGGACCACCAGCCTTCTATCCACCCCAGCCCGCTCCCCTTTTATAGTTGGTGAAAATGAGTCCCGAAAGGGGACAATGACTTGCCGGAGGTCATTGGGCCGGTCTGGGTCTAGGCGCTCACTGGAAGTGACCGAGCGGGCAGCTCCGTAGTCCCGCAGGCTCGGACTCTCCATCCTAGCCGTGCCCTTCAAGGGGGTCTCCGGCGGCAGCAACTGGCCAAGAGGGTACGACAACCAAGGAGTGGAGCAGAATAAGATTCGGAAGCTTCTTCAGCTCGCAGAGCAAAGCTGAAACCAAAGCCGAAGAGAGTGAATGTCCGTCAGATCCCACCGcagctccctcacctccccctcaGCCACAGGCGCCATTTCCACGGCTCAGCCAATCAAATCCTTCGTCGAGGAAGACGTACCGCCTTCCGCGCGTTCGGACCAGTAGAGCGAGCGCTAGTCGCGCAGACACCTTTTAGGCCCCGTTCCATCTTCgcttttgcttctttcttaagCCTTTCCATTTAGACCTGCGCACTTGGAACTCAGCCGCGCGCCCGAGGCTCACTGCGCATGTGTGTTGCCAGGGGTAGCGCAGTAACGAAAGCCGTTAGGGGAATAGGGCCTGTTACTGAAGCGGGAGGAGGGGCTTGAGGCGTGAGGGAAACCGCGATGAGGGCCGTGTTGACGTGGAGAGATAAAGCCGAGCATTGGTGAGGAGCGGGGCGGTCCGGGAGGAGCGGGAGGCCGAACCCTGGCGGGGGTGCGGGAACCGTTGCGGGAACCCCCGTGGTTGCCAAGGGCAACGGGCCTGCGGCCTGGGCTGAAGGCACTGAACCCCGGGTCTGCGCGACTGCAGGGTCGCCCTCCCACCCCTTTgcggatggagaaactgaggcctggcgCGGGAGCAAGGGGGTGTACCACGCGTGAGGTAGTGGCCTGTCGAGGCCGTTTTACACAGACAGAATCAATGTCTGGCCCTGTCCAAGTCCGTTCTGGGTTCAGCTTACACCCACGGCAGTGTTTCTCGAACGTCACGATCTTTGCCACATCCACATGTTACCCATACTCTTGTTTCTTTGGCGTTTTTTCTCTAAATTGTCTCACTTACTTTCACTCAAATATGATTTTACAAGGAAACTATTGCTCCGTATTTGAAAATCAGTACCACTTGCTTTGAGATAACTGTGAAACTTAAAGCAGCGAGAAACAAAACGGTATTATTAAGTTGTAGCTGGATACTGGCAACTAGGAAGCCTTTAAGCCCCTGGTCTATAGTCTGGAAAACTGGAAGGAAATTTATCCAGCGCCGTCAGAGAGGTGCTGGAGATGAATAGCGTCAAACCAAGACTTTCTCCTGTGCTTAATTAGAAGGCTTGAAAGAGAATCACCAGAGAATGACTTTCTCGCCTTAGGAGCGGATGTTAATGTTCTATTCCATTTTTATCATCGAAATCCATCATACAATGaaacattttgggaaatgctgacTTACTGGATCGTTCTCCTCAGCCTGACTTTAAAAATCTTCCTAGATGGTCTTTTCAAGCTTCATTGTGCAGCCTTTGTTTTGGCCACTGGAACAGGGCCCTTGccattccctctctgtctttgcttAGTCTCTTCTGTGTGAAGCTAGCAtgccttcttttctcatttcctcacaCTGAAATTCGGAACATTCTGTAAGGCTCCCTTCAGAGACGGTTTCTCCCTCTTCTGTATTCTGCACTAGTAATAGCTAacgcttactatgtgccaggcactggctgAGAATTATGTCTTTTATCTCAGTCATTTCACAACATTCCTCTGAGGTAGGTACTGTAATTACCTCTGTTTTACatgaaactgaagcacagagagggtcattaatttgccaaggtcacacagtgaatgAGTGGTGGGGCCAGCTTTTTTCCTCACTCCAGAGCCAGTGCTGTTTGTTAGCTACtacattaattttcttcatgttaCAGAGACTGCAAACTCACATGCCTGCAGGAGTCAGGCAGGCAGTATCATGGGAGGTGTTTATTTGCATCTTAAACTCACAGAATTGCCTGTCTGTCTTAGGAGGATTCTGCTTTTCTACACCCCATTTCTCTTGAAACAGATAGCCTTCGCAGTatatctttcacttcttttaatagaaaattgagcttaaaaaattctttttacttttttcttataaagCTGCTGAAAACTAGCAACTGAACATTTGGCTTTGAGGTCAGGGAGTAAGAGGGAATGGCAAGGAGTGTGGCAAACTAGAGATCTCATGCTCTGCCTAAAAGGGGCAGCTGCTGCTCAGCTCCTGCCAATTACTCCCCTGCAGGAATTTGGCCTCGAGTGCTCAGATTTTCCTGTTTCCACCAGAAGCTAcggatttttatgtgaaatgccctaatttttaagtgttggcaactaatttaaaaaaactgaaataaaacaccATGTGAGCCAAACAAAACAGTTGCTGGCCAAATACAGCCTGATTTGCTCCCAGTTTTCAACCCCAGGCATAGATTTTGTTCATTCCTCTCTTGTGGTACTTAGAATCTGTCTAGTATGAGAGTTATTTGTGAATCCGTTATCCCAGAAGTCTATAAACCCTTCAGAAGCAAGGgctactttttattcatttcaaaggCATATTCCAGATTAGACAAATCAGTGGTTGGTGTGACTATTTGATGGATATATGTActcatgaattaatgaatgagtgaaagaatgaTGAATGAAGGTTGGTTATTTGGGTTTTGACCCATTACAGCTTTGAAAACAACTGTTTAGAATAGGCAGTGTAGGGGTTCTATAGACCAGCGATCTTGGTGGCAGCAACATATGCCAGCTGGTAGCCCAGAataagacaaagcaaaacaaaaactatttaaaaaaataggtagtaGATCTAAGAGATCCCAAATATCTGAGATTAGTCCTCCACAACTGAACCAGCCACTGTCTCCTGGTCTGCTGTTTTGCTTCCAGTCTAACCTTCCCATGGCAGGAGGATTTCTCTTTTTTGAGTCCTGCTGCTGTGATCCATTATTCTACTTTGCATAATCCTAGATTGACTCCCATTTCCCTTCTGAATCAGATTGTGCATTTAACTAGGTGGTCCTGTtaccatccctcctcccccactgcttGCTAACATTTAAATTTATGCTTTCCAGTTCAGCTGAAATCTCCATTTTTCTATCCAAAGCTCCTTCCTAGATGCTGTCTTATTCTCTGAACTCcctcattttttccttaaaaccaCTGCTCCAGGTTTCCCTCAACCATGGTGACTTTTCTGGCTAGACTGCCTTATTCCAGTAAGGACAGCATCTGCTATTACCCTTCAGTCACACTAGCTCATATTTAGTGAGTACTTGCTATAGGCCAGACAGTGTTTACacgcattattttatttaacctccacACAACCTATGAGGTTAGAATAATTACCCTATTTACAGGTGAAGAACCTGAGACTTAAAGTAACATAATTTGTCTAAGATTCCAAGCAGGTAAGTTGGGGTGGGTCAGGTTGGGCAGGATTTGGAGaggcaccttgaccttgggaCTTCATTTACAGTGGGGTGGGCACAAAGTTGGCAGAGGACAATTTGCAggacttgctctctgtctctctgcaatGTAATTTGATAATGTATCTTTCTCATAAAAGGTGGCAGATGTGTAGAGAGAGCCATCCTGTAGTGTAATAAACTCTGCATACTGGTGACTTCTCCAACCCTGGGAGTGTTCAGAGGCTGGATGGCCATCCATAGGGAATTCTTGCCTTGGTGGGGGAGTTGGACTACATGACAAGTTCTAGGGTCTTTCCCAATTCTGAATTTCTGTGCTCTTGTCAACCCTGAAAATAAAACAGCCAGTTATTTTGCCAGCAAAGTGGGTTTATTCAGGAGTAGGAGAGCAGTTGCAAGCAGGACAGCAATTGGGACAAGCAAGCTATGGTGAACCATAGGTAAGTCCAGAAAACAGAGGAGCActcttttatagaggaaaaagGGGAATTGGGAggggctgttataaacaaaaagtccattAAACTGGGAGCTCAAAGTGTAGTGGCTTTttattggctgagttgtgacagtctctcattggctgggctgttgctgggcaAGGAGAAAAATCTTCCTTCATCTAGGGTGGTGATGAGGCATAAGCTTCTTCCTGTTGAGTCTTCAAAGGGCTGCAATAAAGGTACACCATGAgagctcccccttctggcctcctagctccattttaaatgaggtttcctttatttgGTTTCATAGTCTCATGATGTAATTAAAGTCTGAAGGGTTCAAGATAAAACATTGTCAGGTTGTTGGTTATATTCATTTTGTGTCTAGGACCATGCCATGCACCAAAGGCCCATAAATGTCTAAAACGGGGTCCTTGCCCTTAAACTGCAGGGGACTATAATTGACTGTAATTAAGGGGACAAGATAGTATTTGAAACAGTGTAAAATATAGACGATTATGTAATTCAGAGCTATGATAAATTATACAGATCCTAAGTACCTTAAGAGTTTAGATTGGGGTAAATTGAACATTATGTTGTACTTTAGGAAGGCAAAATTCAagacgtttattttttatttatttatttttaaatgtttgatttaaaaaaattaaaaaaattttttaaaatctttattcttgagacagagagagagagacagagtgcgagtaggggaggaacagagaaagagggagacacagaatccaaaacaggcgtcaggctctgagctgtcagcacagagcctgatgtggggc
This DNA window, taken from Panthera tigris isolate Pti1 chromosome A2, P.tigris_Pti1_mat1.1, whole genome shotgun sequence, encodes the following:
- the MBD4 gene encoding methyl-CpG-binding domain protein 4 isoform X1, producing MESPSLRDYGAARSVTSSERLDPDRPNDLRKKDVTLELERVGEDEKQMVIKNSSEWNPLLQESIASSQIGGSTMTECRKSVPCGWERVVKQRLSGKTAGRYDVYFISPQGLKFRSKSSLAKYLHKNGETSLTPEDFDFTVPSKRGIKARHKDNNIAPLTSQMQNERSNSNWNLRTRSWWRKGVFPLPSGTLESQNSRGPSNFKEDEGVNDVDSRKVRKSKRKVTILKGIQIKKTKTGCQKGLPESTQSNRKRESEYNKADAESEPVEQRSQLDKTFSISDAGASNKTLSVTNEEKRIVKEKSLSSGSNFCFEQITPGIINKLCSTEEAEHSKKCEETFLESEEIRTKVEAGERKEHLHADILKCGSEMDDNCSQTEKDSISVKICQGIQSAEAAEDTIPRTQIEKRKTSLYFSSKYNKEALSPPRRKAFKKWTPPRSPFNLVQETLFHDPWKLLIATIFLNRTSGKMAIPVLWEFLEKYPSAEVARTADWRDVSELLKPLGLYDLRAKTIIKFSDEYLTKQWRYPIELHGIGKYGNDSYRIFCVNEWKQVHPEDHKLNKYHDWLWENHEKLSLS
- the MBD4 gene encoding methyl-CpG-binding domain protein 4 isoform X2 translates to MESPSLRDYGAARSVTSSERLDPDRPNDLRKKDVTLELERVGEDEKQMVIKNSSEWNPLLQESIASSQIGGSTMTECRKSVPCGWERVVKQRLSGKTAGRYDVYFISPQGLKFRSKSSLAKYLHKNGETSLTPEDFDFTVPSKRGIKARHKDNNIAPLTSQMQNERSNSNWNLRTRSWWRKGVFPLPSGTLESQNSRGPSNFKEDEGVNDVDSRKVRKSKRKVTILKGIQIKKTKTGCQKGLPESTQSNRKRESEYNKADAESEPVEQRSQLDKTFSISDAGASNKTLSVTNEEKRIVKEKSLSSGSNFCFEQITPGIINKLCSTEEAEHSKKCEETFLESEEIRTKVEAGERKEHLHADILKCGSEMDDNCSQTEKDSISVKICQEDTIPRTQIEKRKTSLYFSSKYNKEALSPPRRKAFKKWTPPRSPFNLVQETLFHDPWKLLIATIFLNRTSGKMAIPVLWEFLEKYPSAEVARTADWRDVSELLKPLGLYDLRAKTIIKFSDEYLTKQWRYPIELHGIGKYGNDSYRIFCVNEWKQVHPEDHKLNKYHDWLWENHEKLSLS